In the Sphaerodactylus townsendi isolate TG3544 unplaced genomic scaffold, MPM_Stown_v2.3 scaffold_866, whole genome shotgun sequence genome, acagcacagtttaaaacatagcaacatacaactataataacatatatatggctctatTAGAATTAAACAGCTAAAACCcctattaaaacacagcgttccgGTATACAATATCTCGTCCGACAAcgaaaaccctcccaagagggttTCAGAAATCAGAAATGCAAATCTTCCTGCACGTCAATGGCTCTCTTGGTCCCTTTGTCCTCAGGTGTGTCTCTGTACCAGACAGGGACCCTTTCCACAGCAGACCCTGGTTTTGAACAGCCATAAGTGCCAGGAATTGGCCAACCACTACCTTGGTTTCAACGGCTGGTCTAATCGCATTGTCACGGTAAGAACCGGGGCCGCCTTCTGTCTGGCTTTGTTTCCATCTTGTGCCGCTGTCTCCAGGGAGGCAAAATCCTTGCCTGTTCTTTGTGCAAGCCGTGCGGGTTTGTTCCAAGGATAGGTGAAGGGTAGTCGTCTTTATTTCTAGTCTCACTGGggttcaaggcagattatacaatATACTTAACATGACAGGGCACTCAGTAGATAGTTAAATAGAATTTGGGGTCCACAAGAGTTGGATGATGGTAAGGGCCAGCCACTATGAATGGTTGTATCTCTCCCAGGCCCAGGGCACTTGTGGAAGGGGTTGGAGCAGGCTTCCACTTCGTGCTGGGCCGGGAGGCATCGAGAATCTCTAAGAACCAGCTTTCTGTTTCAGAGGGCCACTAAAGCTCTGCGTAACGCAACCGAATAGCTGTGCTTCCCCACGGTCCAGGAGGAATGTTCTCACTTTGTGCTGGGTTTGAAGTTGCAAGCATCTCCCATGCTGCGGGAATGAAGTATAAGACCAACTCCTCTCCCTGGCTACATCCTCTGGAAGGGGACTTGGGAAAGGGGTTTGCTCTTTCTTGCCCACTCAGTACCAAACCACTGAGTCCTCAGaactgttaccagactgacccataagaacataagaatgagcctgctggatcagaccagagtccatctagtccagcactctgctactcgcagtggcccaccaggtgtctttgggaggtcacgtgcaggatgtgaaagcaatggccttctgctgctgctcctgagcacctggtctgctaaggcatttgcaatctcagatcaaggaggatcaagattggtagccatagatcgacttctcctccataaatctatccaagccctttttaaagctatccaggttagtggccatcaccacctcctgtggcagcatattccaaacaccaatcacacattgtatgaagaagtgtttccttttattagtcctaattcttccccccagcattttcaatgaatgccccctggttccagtattgtgagaaagagagaaaaatttctctctgtccacattttctaccccgtgcgtaatttcatagacttcaatcataccccccctcagacgtctcctctccaaactaaagagtcccaaacgctctaGTCTGACCCATGGTGGGCCACAGTGGCCCTTCCACCCCCTCAGCCAACCTTGGGATGCCCGGCAGCAGTGCCAAAATACAGAAGCTTGTTTTGGGCAGCCTGCAGGGAAAAAGACAtgtgtctccctccaaagcaacttgcataatgtcctctcacacccttcctgacaggattcaGTCTACACACAACAGAttttgccctggagagagttcccatctccagcccagGACTATACGTCccagagaagacaaaggatgtatTAATGTTCTTACCTGCCCTGGACTGGattaactaatgtttcttcctctgactaataatTTTAATGACCACCTAACTTGACACTACTATGGTTTCACAGCTGTAACCTCTTCAGATAACTTCTCTGGGCACATTAGGCTGATGTTTCAACCCATTAAGGTTAATGGACTTCCCAGGAAGGGCCGAACATCCCTTTcgtctagggagatttaggatcactctgcataactctgAGGGTCCATTTCTCCCTATAAAGAAGCCCACTGTCCCAATAGACAGTGATCTATATCTCTGgactgtctgtgatactgttccacaatGCTGTTTCTTCCAGTCCTAGATCAGATGATTATAACTTCTATTGCCCATCCCTCTATTCCTTACCTATTCCggatctatcccctcacaactgtctaCATCCTATGGCTGTGTGTATGTTGTGGTgtattattgtgtgcttgtgtttatCCCTTAATACAGTTTGTTAAACTTTGATCCACTCTCCTGTGTGTTTCTGTATAAAAACTTCATGATCTCAAGGCATTCATGATCTCAAGTTGTCCGGCCTTTTGCagtgccaagagtctgctccggctaatttccccacactaaaagggagagacttcccaccacttcgggtaacaGATTTATCCAAGTGTGAGGAGGATGCTAGAAATGGGAGGAATGTCTTGTCTCATGCTCGTGTTGACACGGGGAACCCTGTCTTATACTATACAAAAAATGTAGCCTGGGATCATTGAGAAGCAATAATAGGATGGCTGAAATATTGCTTCCTTTTTCCCGTGTTGTTGCTGCCGGCATGCCGATGAGAACAGCTTCAggacatctctggccttgaagagGAGGAGACTGAAGAGGAAGGCTCAAGAGCTTTGCCGCAGAGCCAGCATCGCAAGTACCTGTGCATTCAGGAATTAACCATCCCGCGACACAGCATCTGCGCCAGAGGAATCGCAGTGGCCGAGGTTCCTGTAGACCCCAGCCAAggtaacaatgggggaggggtagAAATGAAATAGTGCTGGAGCCTTCAATAGGCCACCATCccatggggtttcaaggcaaaaggccttcagaggtggtttgccattggctgctcaGCAGTCTTGGAattccttgttggtctctcatCCGAGGACTGaccagaaccaaccctgcttagtttctgagagccGACCAGGTGAGCTAGTCTGGGCAATCCAGGTGAGAACAGAAATGCTATAGATGGAGAGATACAAAAGGGacattattgtttatatttttcaTCATTTCTTTGAAGAAGGGTACAtggttccctcctc is a window encoding:
- the RDM1 gene encoding RAD52 motif-containing protein 1, producing VPVYNISSDNENPPKRVSEIRNANLPARQWLSWSLCPQVCLCTRQGPFPQQTLVLNSHKCQELANHYLGFNGWSNRIVTLQDISGLEEEETEEEGSRALPQSQHRKYLCIQELTIPRHSICARGIAVAEVPVDPSQGNNGGGGSRGHRALVLQKLAAQKALSDAFQKILLIVLENGKVAVEFCSPQEDLVDCLADEELKGLLQVMFKCMTDFSFSQLNPEGEEEVLSDFSMDGE